The genomic DNA GTGAGTGCATCATAACAGTCTGTGATACTTGCAATCCTGCCGAAAAGACTGATCCTCCTTGGTGAAAGTAGTTTTGGGTATCCGGATAGGTCGTAGTTTAAATGATGTTCAAAACTTACCATTACCATCTTTATTGCCCGCTCCTGAAGCCCTCTCAGCTTCAGCAGTGTCCTTACGCCGTAAACAGGATGTTTTCTGATCATCTGCCATTCTTCCGCAGTAAAATCAGATGGTTTATTTAATAGGTCAATGGGCATATCTATCTTTCCTATATCATGAAATAGCGTTGCCATCCCGAGGTCGCTCAGCTCCCTTCTGCTGTAACCAAGACGCTGTCCCATGGCAATTGACAGTATGGATACATTAACAGAATGATTATATGTATACTCATCATAAGCCTTTAAGGTAGTAAGTCCGAGTACTGTGGATTCATCCTGAAGCATCAGGTCTACTAATGATTGGATAAGCCTCTTTGCCTTTGACATGTGTGCTGCATTTTTTAACTTTGTGCTTTCCATAATCTCCGAGACAATTGCCAGGGTTTTGAAATAAATATCTTTAGCCATTTCCTGTGTATTCTTTAATTCATGGCCGAATGCCTCTGTCTCTTCTTTTAACATATCAATAGTAATGTTATGTACAGAAGTAGAAGATAATTTGTGGAAGATGTCTTCATAGGTTTCACCTGCAAGGCCCCCCCTCCCCTCTCCCCTAAGGGGAGAGGGTAAGGGTGAGGGGGATGTAGAAATAAATGCATATATAAAGCCTTTAAGTTCATCAGGGGAAAGGTCATAATGGAAGGTAATTGCCCCTATGTTTTTCTTTTTCATCTCTTCTGTTAAATACATAACTGCGAGGAAATTTCCAATATCAACCTTGACCCTTGTGTCATCTATAAACAGATTGTCATGAATCAGCCTAAGGGAAAAAGATTCCCTGCCTTCCATAATAATACTTATGGATTCCATTGTTTTTGTTAAATATGTGCTAATAGCGATATTGGAGCGGTCATGAATAAGCGCTGTCTTAATAAGAATATGCAGGTTATTGAGAAATTCTTTCATGCAAAACCTCCTCACAGATATTTCTTATGCCCCTGTCAGGGTTTGACAATCCTTCTTTTAGTACAGCAATAGATTCAGGTGTTGCCATCTTTTTCAGTGAAATAGCAGCAAGAGTCCGTTGTTCTTCTATCTTTGACTTGCCGAATATCCTTGCACGTCTCATTAACATGTCCCTTAAAATCGGGATGTTCTCCAGTGAACCCAAAGTGCCTAATGTTTCAAACAGCTCCTTTTTTTCAGAGGCATCCTTTACCTCAAAGTCTTCTCCTGTAATAATATTCAATATCGCTGGGACGGCCTTCCTGTATGCGTGGATGGTTATATTTCTTAAGGCAGTAATCCTTACAGTACTGTCTTCATCTTCAAGAAAGTAGATTAATGCATCCTTTGCTTCTTCTTTGTTAATCTCGGAAAATGCATGTACCAGTTCTTTTCTTATCTTAGGATCTTCATGGTCTTTTATCCTCCTGAGATACTTAATTGCATCTGCATTCCCAATCTTACCGAGAACGTACACAACATTTCTGACTAAATACCTGTTGGTGTCGTACAGCCTTTTTATAAGCGGTTCAATATCATCCCCTGCTAATTGTGCAAGTGCATCACAGATAAGACGTCTTATCTTCATCTGTTCAACTGTTCCAGCTATGTTTATTAGTGAATAAACGGCGTTTTTATTGAGCATTGTGAGAAGCGAAAAGACCGGCGAAATATCAATAAGCTTATTTGCATTTATTGACATCAGCAACCGGTTTAAAAAATTTTCATCGCCAAGAGAGTCTACGGCATTCTGTACCTCTCCTGCATGTTCAGGACTGAAGTTGTTTTCCGTAACCGACAGGGTTTTCAAGGTTGTAAGAACCGGTATACTGCGGGAAAAATCACCTGCAAGGACAGAGGATTTGATAGTGTCGGTTATACCATTCACCATCTCAGAGTATATATCAATCGCCTCCTCTATCTGCAGGATATGGAATAGAATATCCTGTAGCTCTGATATAAGGTCCATCCCTTCTTCCATCTCCATTTCCTGCTGTATCTTTTCTATCTCTTCCTGAGTAAGTATGAAGATTTCATGGAAAGGTTTATTGAAAATTGCCTCTATCTCGAGTTCATTACTGCCTGACGTGTGCACAGCCTTAACGGTTGTCTCTTTGGATTCTCTTGATTCCTTCGACATCTCAGCCCGGAACATTCCCTGAAAATTGCTGCCATCTGTGCTGCCTGAAATGTGGGGTTCAGTTTCTGCTGTTGTTGATGCACCTTCTTCCATGTAATCCACTGCGGTATAGTGAATATTTTTAAAGTCTTTTTCCCAGAGCATTGTTACTATATCGTTGTCTTGCCGCTCTTTTTGGTAATTTATAGTTATCACACTGATAAAACCGAGTATCTCATTTTCATCAAGCCCTTCACTAAATCTGATCTCCCTTAATCCATCAATGTATAATTTAAATGCAAGGCTTTCTTCTTTGGAGGTGTTTGAATAAATCACATCGTCATTATAAATTATTTCAAACTGTCTTATCCTTAGAGTGATTTCTCCGTGGAGGGTAAGTGCTGTGGAGAACCTGTCTCTTAATTCATCTAACATCTTTTTTCTGACAGGACTTGATTCAGGATAAATCTTCATGGTCTTTCCTGCCTTTGATATGGACTGGACTAAACCCGATACCTTAACTACATGGTCGGATTCTTCTTTATCTTTATTGTATATAACGGATTCTGATTTAATACTATTCATTTTAATACCCAAATAATGTTAATAGCTGTTCGGATCAAATGAGGAATGTTTATTTCTGAAGTTTAAGAAAGTATATATGTATCTTTTAAAATAATCAAAATGAAATACTCTATCAGGATTTCATCTTTGTCAACCGGCGGTTTTATGCTGAGCTTGTTCCTGCAGCAGGCGCTCGGCTACATTGACCACCTCACCGACATCTTTTGCATAACCGTCTGCACCAATCTCTTCTGCAAATTTCTTAGTGGTAACTGCACCGCCGATCATTATCTTATACGGAAGATTATGTTCATGAACCGTATCTCTGACAACCTTCATCTGCATCATTGTTGTGGTCATAAGGGCAGACAGTCCAATAATATCTGCTTGATACTTTTCAGCAGCAATTAGTATATCCTCACAGGGTATGTTTTTCCCAAGGTCAATCACCTCAAACCCAAAATTCTTTAGCATCATGGAGCATATATTTTTCCCGATGTCGTGTATGTCGCCTTTTACAGTGGCCATGATAATAGTCCCCTTCTTTTCTACTCCTCCCCCTTTTTCAATCATTGGGGCTAATATATCTACACCTTTCTTCATAGCTTCAGCAGAGGCAACAAGATGTGGGATAAACTTCTTTCTCTCTGCAAACAGGTCTCCAAGATGCCTGATGGCAGGGGTCATCACATTAAGGAATATACTGCCGGGTTCAAGCCCCTCTTCGACCCCCTTCTTAACAAGTACGGTTATACTGTCCCTGTCTCCTTCCAAAACTGCATTGTAAATCCTTTCACTGGTACTGCCTTCTGTCTTTTTCTCATCTTTATTAACTGCGGATTCTTCTTTTGCCTTAATCTGCTCCTGTATCGCTATATATCTTCTGCACCCCAGGTCTCTTCCGGCAAAAAGGCTTGATGCAGATACTACATTGTGCATATCAGGGTCATAAGGATTTATTATTGCGGCATCAAGACCGAACCCGATTGCCATACCAAGGAATGTGTTATGAATATGTTTCCTGTTTGGAAGACCGAATGAGACATTGCTGATACCGAGTATGGTTGGACAGCCGAGTTCCTGTTTTATAAGACGTATTGTCTCAAGGGTCTGGACAGATGCCTCCTGTGCAGCAGATACAGTAAGGGCGAGGCAGTCAAATATGATGTCTTCTTTTCTTATCCCATACT from Nitrospirota bacterium includes the following:
- a CDS encoding HD-GYP domain-containing protein; amino-acid sequence: MKEFLNNLHILIKTALIHDRSNIAISTYLTKTMESISIIMEGRESFSLRLIHDNLFIDDTRVKVDIGNFLAVMYLTEEMKKKNIGAITFHYDLSPDELKGFIYAFISTSPSPLPSPLRGEGRGGLAGETYEDIFHKLSSTSVHNITIDMLKEETEAFGHELKNTQEMAKDIYFKTLAIVSEIMESTKLKNAAHMSKAKRLIQSLVDLMLQDESTVLGLTTLKAYDEYTYNHSVNVSILSIAMGQRLGYSRRELSDLGMATLFHDIGKIDMPIDLLNKPSDFTAEEWQMIRKHPVYGVRTLLKLRGLQERAIKMVMVSFEHHLNYDLSGYPKLLSPRRISLFGRIASITDCYDALTSSRVYNRTPFIPDRALFFMMKKSGTAFDPIMLKIFINVVGIYPVGTLVLLNTNELGLVVKASANPHTIQRPVIKLISDSQGNEIDGDTIDLSYRKDISIKHSIDHRKYGVDVSRYFI
- a CDS encoding HEAT repeat domain-containing protein is translated as MNSIKSESVIYNKDKEESDHVVKVSGLVQSISKAGKTMKIYPESSPVRKKMLDELRDRFSTALTLHGEITLRIRQFEIIYNDDVIYSNTSKEESLAFKLYIDGLREIRFSEGLDENEILGFISVITINYQKERQDNDIVTMLWEKDFKNIHYTAVDYMEEGASTTAETEPHISGSTDGSNFQGMFRAEMSKESRESKETTVKAVHTSGSNELEIEAIFNKPFHEIFILTQEEIEKIQQEMEMEEGMDLISELQDILFHILQIEEAIDIYSEMVNGITDTIKSSVLAGDFSRSIPVLTTLKTLSVTENNFSPEHAGEVQNAVDSLGDENFLNRLLMSINANKLIDISPVFSLLTMLNKNAVYSLINIAGTVEQMKIRRLICDALAQLAGDDIEPLIKRLYDTNRYLVRNVVYVLGKIGNADAIKYLRRIKDHEDPKIRKELVHAFSEINKEEAKDALIYFLEDEDSTVRITALRNITIHAYRKAVPAILNIITGEDFEVKDASEKKELFETLGTLGSLENIPILRDMLMRRARIFGKSKIEEQRTLAAISLKKMATPESIAVLKEGLSNPDRGIRNICEEVLHERISQ